Proteins encoded in a region of the Phacochoerus africanus isolate WHEZ1 chromosome 8, ROS_Pafr_v1, whole genome shotgun sequence genome:
- the ADGRG1 gene encoding adhesion G-protein coupled receptor G1 isoform X6 — translation MGRKTAAQVLLQMTLFLLGLLLVQGAHEGSSREDFRFCGQRNQTQESSLRYNRTAELHISIRNSEEALTVHAPFHGAHPASWPFPHPRGLYHFCLYWDRRAGHLRLRYGKSDFVLSRQASDLLCFRHQESVAQGSPLFATSVRSWWSPQNTSLPRAAGFVFSFHNAPPKTPHNASVDICELKRDLQLLSQLLKHPQKTSRRHQFIPASQRLQSLESKLTSVSFTGDSASFEEDRINATVWKLRPTASLQDLHIHARQEEEQSEILEYSVLLPRAVFQKTKGRREEAEKRLLLVDFSSQALFQDKNSSQVLGEKVLGIVVENTKVANLSEPVVLTFQHQPQPKNVTLQCVFWVEGLTLSSPGSWSDAGCETIRRETQTSCLCNHLTYFAVLMVASVEVDAAHKHYLTLLSYVGCVISALACVLTIAAYLCSRRKSRDYTIKVHMNLLLAVFLLDVSFLLSEPVALAGSEAACRASAIFLHFSLLACLSWMGLEGYNLYRLVVEVFGTYVPGYLLKLSIVGWGFPIFLVALVALVDVNNYGPIILAVHRTPESVIYPSMCWIRDSLVSHVTNLGLFSLVFLFNMAMLGTMVVQILRLRPHAQKWPHVLTLLGLSLVLGLPWALVFFSFASGTFQLVVLYFFSIITSFQGFLIFLWYWSMRLQARGGPSPLKSSSDSARLPISSGSTSSSRI, via the exons ATGGGGAGGAAGACAGCTGCCcaggtgttgctgcagatgacactGTTCCTGCTGGGTCTGCTCCTGGTTCAAG GTGCCCACGAAGGGAGCTCCCGGGAAGACTTCCGCTTCTGTGGCCAGCGGAACCAGACGCAGGAGAGCAGCCTCCGTTACAATCGGACGGCCGAGCTGCACATCTCCATCCGCAACTCCGAGGAGGCCCTCACGGTCCACGCGCCCTTCCACGGCGCCCATCCAGCATCttggcccttcccccaccccaggggcctcTACCACTTCTGCCTCTACTGGGACCGCCGTGCGGGCCACCTGCGTCTTCGCTACGGCAAGAGCGACTTCGTGCTGAGCCGCCAAGCCTCGGACCTCCTCTGCTTCCGGCATCAGGAGAGCGTGGCCCAGGGAAGCCCGCTGTTTGCCACCTCCGTCCGCTCCTGGTGGAGCCCCCAGAACACCAGTCTGCCCAGGGCAGCTGGCTTCGTCTTCTCCTTCCACA ATGCCCCTCCAAAGACCCCCCACAACGCCTCGGTGGACATATGTGAGCTCAAGAGAGATCTCCAGCTGCTCAGCCAGCTTCTGAAGCACCCTCAGAAGACCTCAAGAAGGCACCAGTTCATCCCTGCCAGCCA GCGGCTGCAGAGCCTGGAGTCGAAGCTGACCTCCGTGAGCTTCACAGGGGACTCGGCGTCCTTTGAAGAGGACCGCATCAACGCCACGGTGTGGAAGCTCCGGCCCACAGCCAGCCTCCAGGACCTGCACATCCACGCCCGGCAGGAG GAGGAGCAGAGCGAGATCCTGGAGTACTCGGTGCTGCTGCCCCGCGCAGTCTTCCAGAAGACCAAAGGCCGGAGGGAGGAGGCTGAAAAGAGACTCCTCCTGGTGGACTTCAGCAGCCAAGCCCTCTTCCAG GACAAGAATTCCAGCCAGGTCTTGGGAGAGAAGGTCTTGGGTATTGTCGTGGAGAACACCAAAGTAGCCAACCTCTCGGAGCCCGTGGTGCTCACCTTCCAGCACCAACCACAGCCG AAGAATGTGACTCTTCAGTGTGTATTCTGGGTCGAAGGCCTGACAC TGAGCAGCCCGGGGAGCTGGAGCGATGCCGGGTGTGAGACCATCAGGAGAGAGACGCAGACATCCTGCCTCTGCAACCACCTGACCTACTTTGCGGTGCTGATG GTGGCCTCCGTGGAGGTGGACGCCGCCCACAAGCACTACCTGACCCTCCTCTCCTACGTGGGCTGTGTCATCTCTGCCCTGGCCTGCGTCCTCACCATCGCCGCCTACCTCTGCTCCAG GAGGAAGTCTAGGGATTACACCATCAAGGTGCACATGAACCTGCTGCTGGCTGTCTTCCTGCTGGACGTGAGCTTCCTGCTCAGCGAGCCCGTGGCCCTGGCAGGCTCCGAGGCCGCCTGCCGCGCCAGCGCCATCTTCCTGCACTTCTCTCTACTCGCCTGCCTCTCGTGGATGGGCCTTGAGGGCTACAACCTCTACCGACTGGTGGTCGAGGTCTTTGGCACCTACGTCCCTGGCTACCTGCTCAAACTCAGCATCGTGGGCTGGG GCTTCCCCATCTTCCTGGTGGCGTTGGTGGCACTGGTGGATGTGAACAACTATGGCCCCATCATCCTAGCTGTGCACAGGACTCCAGAGAGTGTCATCTATCCTTCCAT GTGCTGGATCCGTGACTCCCTGGTCAGCCATGTCACCAACCTGGGCCTCTTCAGCCTGGTGTTTCTGTTCAACATGGCCATGCTGGGCACCATGGTGGTACAGATCCTGCGGCTGCGCCCCCATGCCCAGAAGTGGCCCCATGTGCTGACATTACTGGGCCTCAGTCTGGTCCTTGGCCTGCCCTGGGCCttggtctttttctcctttgcttctgGCACCTTCCAGCTTGTCGTCCTCTATTTCTTCAGCATCATCACCTCCTTCCAAG GCTTCCTCATCTTCCTCTGGTACTGGTCCATGCGCCTGCAGGCCCGGGGCGGGCCTTCCCCTCTGAAGAGCAGCTCAGACAGTGCCAGGCTCCCCATCAGCTCTGGCAGCACCTCGTCCAGCCGCATCTAG